From a single Vibrio tubiashii genomic region:
- a CDS encoding regulatory protein ToxS: MNQKIAASLLVISAVFSAWLYWGSDLKVEQVLTSNEWQSKMVTVITEPLQEESVGSLRKVDVVSNVKYLPNNTYIRVATVRLYPFNAKTESVINISETGEWDISDNYLLVSPTEFKDVSSAQSKDFTAEQLDLITQIFKMDAQQSRRIDIVNEKTLLLTSLSHGSTVLFSN; the protein is encoded by the coding sequence ATGAATCAAAAAATTGCAGCTAGCCTACTTGTTATCTCCGCTGTATTTAGCGCTTGGTTATACTGGGGCAGCGATCTTAAAGTTGAACAGGTTCTTACTTCAAACGAGTGGCAATCGAAAATGGTGACGGTTATCACCGAGCCGCTTCAAGAAGAATCTGTTGGCTCACTTCGTAAAGTCGATGTGGTATCTAACGTTAAGTACTTACCAAACAATACTTACATTCGTGTAGCGACAGTACGTTTGTACCCTTTCAATGCTAAGACAGAGAGCGTGATAAACATTTCTGAAACTGGTGAGTGGGACATTAGTGATAATTACCTATTGGTCTCTCCGACAGAGTTTAAAGATGTCTCTTCTGCGCAAAGTAAAGACTTCACCGCCGAGCAGTTAGACTTGATTACTCAGATCTTTAAGATGGATGCTCAGCAAAGCCGTCGTATCGATATCGTTAACGAAAAGACACTGCTACTGACGAGCCTAAGTCACGGCTCTACCGTTCTATTTTCTAATTAG